The Cloacibacterium sp. TD35 region CTAGATACACCTTTTGGAGCTAGGGTAGATGGTTCGGGTAAAGCATTAGATATGGATTTAGATGGAGTTATAGATCTAAATGATGCATGTGTTACCGTTCCAGGTCTTGCTAAAAACAAAGGTTGTCCTTACATAGCAGACGAAACTCTAGAAATTATCGAAGAAATCAACAAATTTGAAGGAATTGAGTTCGAATTGAATAAAGATGTAATCAGAGTTCAGTCTTATGCTAAGCTAGACAATGCTGCAGAATTAATCAAAAAATTAAATTCTACAGTTAAGTTCTATGTAATCGGAGGAACTGATACCAGAGCTTCAGATAATTATAACTTTGACTTGTCTGAAAGAAGAGCAAAAGCTGTTAAAAATTATTTAGTTAGCAAAGGGGTAGATCCAGAAGTACTTATTACTGAAGGTAGAGGCGAAAAAGACCTTAAATATCCAGAATGTAACCCAGCTACTAAGTGTCCAGAATGGAAAAATGAAGCCAACAGAAGAGTTTATTTCAAAGCGGCTCAATAATTTTAATCTTTCAATTTAAAAAATACAAAATCATGAAAATAAATTTTGCAACTTTCACATTAGCAATGCTTTTGCCTTTGTCAGTTACAGCACAACAAAAAGATAACTTTTATGTAGGAGATCAAAATAAACCTTTTACACAAAAAGAAAAAAAGTTTAACGATTGGGCAATCTCTGCTGGATTTGGTATCCCATTAATTCAATCGGGAGACCTAACTTCAATTAAAAATGGAGCAGGTAAAAACCTATTTGGATATTCAGCATATTTAAGTGTAGATAAAGCCATTACCCATGCTTTTGGGTTAAATCTTCAATATGATTTAGGAGAAACAAAACAAGGTTTAGCTAAAATTAATGAAGGTACAGTAGCTACAAACGTAGGGGCTAAAACCAAATATCAAGCAATAAGTTTGATGGGTGATGTTAATTTTTCTAATTTATTGAGAAGAGTAGACAATAACTCTCCATATAGATGGGCATTTCATGGGTATGCAGGACTTGGTGCTTTATCATACAAAGCCTATAGACAAGATAAAGGTTCGTCTTCAGCGCCGATGGTTACTGATATTAAGCTTTCAGCAAGCTCATTATTTGGACAAGCTGGGGCTGGAGTAAAGTTTAAGGTAAATAGAAGAATTGATATTGAAGGTAGAGTAATGTACGTAGTTACTGGTGACGATTCTTTTGACGGTGGAGGTAACTATTTAGGAAGTGAAGATGTGGGATACAAGGGATATGATAGCCCAGTGAATCTAAGAGAAGACCAAGTGTCTGATAACTTCTTCAATGCAACTTTGGGTATTTCTTTAAAATTAGGAAAACACCAATCGCACTTAATGTGGCATGACCCACTACAAGAAATTTATTACAAATTAGATGTTTTAGATAACAAAAATGTAGATGTAGAAGTTTGTAAAAAAGGAGACGTAGATAATGACGGTGTTTGTGATGATTGGGATAGACAATTAGATACTCCAATGGGAGCAAGAGTAGATGGAGCAGGTGTTGCGCTAGATGCAGATTTAGACGGAGTGATAGACTTAAATGATAAGTGTGTTACCGTTCCTGGACCAGTAGAAAACAATGGTTGTCCTAAGGTGGTAGTAGTAGATAAGAGCGCATTGGCTACAGATATAGAAATTGCATTAA contains the following coding sequences:
- a CDS encoding OmpA family protein; this encodes MKINFATFTLAMLLPLSVTAQQKDNFYVGDQNKPFTQKEKKFNDWAISAGFGIPLIQSGDLTSIKNGAGKNLFGYSAYLSVDKAITHAFGLNLQYDLGETKQGLAKINEGTVATNVGAKTKYQAISLMGDVNFSNLLRRVDNNSPYRWAFHGYAGLGALSYKAYRQDKGSSSAPMVTDIKLSASSLFGQAGAGVKFKVNRRIDIEGRVMYVVTGDDSFDGGGNYLGSEDVGYKGYDSPVNLREDQVSDNFFNATLGISLKLGKHQSHLMWHDPLQEIYYKLDVLDNKNVDVEVCKKGDVDNDGVCDDWDRQLDTPMGARVDGAGVALDADLDGVIDLNDKCVTVPGPVENNGCPKVVVVDKSALATDIEIALRDVLFNFNKSTIRPESSSKLDLAAQIIKGSQGGTYLLIGHTDKKGSDAYNLALSRARAAEVVKELEKRGVNPSQIKSKGVGESEAKVAESASDEARLQDRKVEVRYVLDSEWNSIPKNDIPTKLIIKK